The region TCCATAGATTCACAGCCCAAGTTAAACATTTCTCTGCTTCTCATGACCAAGGAACCCAACCTAGCCAAAACTGTTGACTCCCAGAATTTGAAGGCCGATTCACCGTTCACTTTCATACATTCTTTTGCTGCCTTATTCCACCTTGGCAATAATAGAGAATCTGGTATGACGTCAATGTCAAGATGCACCAGCAGACCAATTATGTGATCACAGGGAAGCCCAAAAGTCTCCATCCGCTGACAAGAACATCTAAACGTAGACAGCTTTTCGTCATGAGCCACATGCCACAGCTTACCCGGTTTAGGATACTTATACAGCGAGTATATGACACATGATGACGTCTCCTTTATCGCTGCTACCTTCATTACGCTTCCACTATGTAGCCAGGGTCGAAATTTGAGGAAAACAGTCCTAGTGTATACATTGGCAGCACATCGTTCCAACCCTCGTACGTTTGTCTGCAATGTAGCATCTCCAACCACTGACTTATAGTCTGCATCAACTTCTCTCCAACGCATGTAATCCACATAGCGCTCAAAATACTGCACAAATTCAAGTAAGTTGTTCCTGGAACGCACAATGCGACCAATTTGGGAATGCATACCTTCGCAGCGTGATGTAGTTCGGCAACCAGAAAAGAACTTTCCCCGCATTAAAGAAGTAGCCCACATGTGCCTCTTCTCATACAATCCTTGCACCCATGCATTGTCATGAAGATTAAGCTCGCTAACCAATtcaaaccattttttttttaaattggctAACGCTAAGGTTTCCCAACATGCATCTTTTAAAACCTTTCACAAAATTAGTATCCCCAATATTTCTTTGAGCATTTTGTAAGAGATGCCACGCACACAACCGATGATGAACTTTAGGTAATATTCGAGTAATTGCATTTCGCATTGCAGGGGCACCATAGGTGATGACTGCAGTAGGTTCTTTACCCTTCATTGCTGCCATAAATTGCTCAAGGACCCAAACATAGCTTTCCtccttttcatttgtcaaaacTGTTGTCCCAAACACTATAGTCTAACAATGATG is a window of Lotus japonicus ecotype B-129 chromosome 5, LjGifu_v1.2 DNA encoding:
- the LOC130719750 gene encoding protein FAR1-RELATED SEQUENCE 5-like gives rise to the protein MKGKEPTAVITYGAPAMRNAITRILPKVHHRLCAWHLLQNAQRNIGDTNFVKGLYEKRHMWATSLMRGKFFSGCRTTSRCEGMHSQIGRIVRSRNNLLEFVQYFERYVDYMRWREVDADYKSVVGDATLQTNVRGLERCAANVYTRTVFLKFRPWLHSGSVMKVAAIKETSSCVIYSLYKYPKPGKLWHVAHDEKLSTFRCSCQRMETFGLPCDHIIGLLVHLDIDVIPDSLLLPRWNKAAKECMKVNGESAFKFWESTVLARLGSLVMRSREMFNLGCESMEDYLDTVDVMAKHVEKLKTKNIAAKGACDDNGDTPNDAFDNVKNPNVIRSKGGGGTPGGSGNKAKRKCTVCKMEGHNKTTEGLSRVHEENYYYVVEAK